Proteins from a genomic interval of Pararge aegeria chromosome 26, ilParAegt1.1, whole genome shotgun sequence:
- the LOC120635164 gene encoding uncharacterized protein LOC120635164 has protein sequence MPPKVDSKTSESDKEIQDTKLSILIAKREAIFGIMQNVFDLSREPDVHTNVEKREHFLDESSQIDSLRLKFESIVDDYNTRLLNLNSDAKPDYKSLYAFETLYNRVKRTHTKCSTLNTTPEIHNATSALLKAKPKLAPISILEFDGDIKSFQMFYTTFKSVVDNNPSLTDAEKLFYLLPKLTGKAKSAIAGISPCAENYQLILQTLVNRFDDKRMLTSAYLHELFRYKGFQTPSATNFEDFIDRFAGAVSALKNLKLENLADLIILHIATQRVDTESVRAFEIKCGKNIPTFDDFVEFITTRAKVFERTNTNVTNPSNTRHNKNIKHLNNGTSGNAPKYQAYISTVDKPTSKCLCRNITHAHLYKCVDFNKLLTPQERFKCVKEKNACVNCLSIKHKVGQCEVSPHCSCGQKHNKRLHFDQREEHSRAPQLNTVMPPPNAPTVTASSPVADDRADVALCATRVSPSTSATQVYNSNLMNRVEDKRTTVLLATAQVAVYDCNGERQVIRILLDSASQADFLSKECCDRLGLQTKFTELTDKLPTAVIDTAVLSHLKGIPLADASYGVPDKIDALIGASLFPHLLLPDDVHTSRRDPSVPVALRTVLGLVFMGNAPTIPTINTHTALTCCFVQEPPAIDSLVKRFWELEELPSASIQNPDDNECEDFYTSTTVRDPDTGRYVVGLPFKEDLYSLGNSLDIAKKRFICLERKLEASNKLRSAYDDVIKGYLAKDYISPAPSYDSKDPVPIYVMPHTGILREDKLSTRLRLVVDASCRSSSGKALNHLLHSGQNLQGDLFKIILNFRLHAVAMTADCREQFLQIVMREADRRYQCFLYRFNPQDPLVLYQFNRVCFGLTSSPFHALRTVRQLVNDDGAKYPRANSIVLPALYMDDVAFSLPSELEAVTVSLQMIDLFKGAQWELVKWNSNSREVLDNLPASHKLPTEVEFDKTMHHKILGLHWYTGNDAFYFKISVPDDVTCTKRSILSTVARLWDIMGFVAPTVVYAKILIKMLWQLNLDWDTVAPPHIIKMWRQFCDELPALNKLHIPRHVGVTTDCEVTLLGLSDASLAAYGAVVYLHVSSPTGNTVRLACAKSKVSPTKPHSIARLELLGGVLLSKLLRTVHDTYSERIPIKATYAFLDSKVALYWIKSSPHRWQTFVANRVVQITENISPDNFYHCPGTENSADILSRGVTPEKLLSHPLWLHGPPWASMHPSQWPLKTLEGESIEDVPEKKVLIHTVCKPILPNDLHELALRFSSWSKLLRIIVYICRFAKLLPRRGTSAVTADDLNFAENRMLRALQNQHFAEEYSLIKNNKTCSPAFNRLRPFIDDGLIRVGGRLANSGLSFEKIHPVILPRNGHVVNIIIDYYHIKHLHAGPELLMALLRQRYWILSARRIVRQRVHMCNTCFRFKPRPTIPLMADLPDIRTRPALKAFSFTGCDYAGPIPYVPVRRRGVHSEKAYIVLFTCLTTRSTHIEVATSLSTPSFLAGFKRFLSRRGPVQVLHSDNAKNFQGAASYLRDLYKFLREEYYPKLEQECAENRITWKFICPNSPHFGGSWESMIKVTKTILFKVIGQQLLSYEELCTVLIQVECLLNSRPLTILSSDPAEPSALTPSHFLHTAPLFSLPAPDVNPDKINLVDRYSLIDKMVQSFWNRWRMEYLHGLQVRLKWNTPSVPITPGTVVVVINDNVPPLAWPLAVVEKVHPSKDGVIRVATVKISGRTYVRPVVRLCPLPTQ, from the exons ATGCCTCCTAAAGTAGATTCTAAAACTAGCGAAAGTGATAAGGAGATTCAGGATACTAAACTGTCTATCTTAATTGCTAAACGTGAAGCTATATTCGGTATCATGCaaaatgtctttgacttatctcGTGAACCCGATGTTCATACGAACGTTGAAAAAAGAGAACATTTTCTAGACGAATCTTCACAAATTGATTCATTGCGTTTAAAGTTCGAGTCTATTGTAGACGATTATAATAcacgtttattaaacttaaattcagaTGCAAAACCTGATTACAAAAGTCTGTATGCTTTTGAGACTTTGTATAATAGGGTCAAACGAACTCATACAAAATGCTCAACTTTAAATACGACACCAGAAATACATAATGCGACCTCCGCGCTGCTAAAAGCCAAGCCGAAGCTAGCTCCCATATCGATATTAGAATTCGATGGTGACATTAAATCTTTTCAGATGTTTTATACGACCTTTAAGTCAGTAGTAGATAATAATCCATCACTCACAGATGcagaaaagctattttatctgttaccgAAGCTGACAGGGAAGGCAAAAAGCGCAATCGCTGGAATTTCTCCGTGTGCTGAGAATTATCAGCTCATTTTACAAACACTCGTCAATAGGTTCGATGATAAACGTATGTTGACTTCCGCGTACCTACATGAATTATTTCGCTATAAGGGTTTTCAGACTCCCTCTGCGACTAACTTTGAAGATTTCATAGACCGGTTCGCTGGCGCAGTAAGcgctttaaaaaacctaaagttaGAGAACCTAGCTGATCTTATCATACTACATATAGCTACACAAAGGGTCGATACTGAGAGTGTACGCgcgtttgaaattaaatgcggcaagaatatacctactttcgaCGACTTTGTGGAATTTATCACAACACGCGCGAAGGTGTTTGAGCGTACGAATACGAATGTCACAAACCCTTCCAATACgcgtcataataaaaatataaaacatttgaataacGGGACTTCTGGCAATGCGCCGAAGTATCAGGCCTATATAAGCACGGTTGATAAGCCTACGTCCAAGTGTCTATGTAGAAATATAACACAtgcgcatttatataaatgtgttgactttaataaattattaactcctcAAGAACGTTTTAAGTGCGTCAAGGAGAAGAATGCCTGTGTGAACTGCCTGTCTATAAAACATAAAGTCGGGCAATGTGAAGTCTCCCCGCACTGTTCGTGTGGTCAGAAACATAACAAAAGGCTGCACTTTGACCAGCGCGAGGAACATTCCCGCGCGCCTCAGTTGAATACCGTCATGCCGCCACCGAACGCACCTACCGTTACCGCGTCATCGCCCGTAGCGGATGATCGCGCCGACGTAGCACTGTGCGCTACGCGCGTAAGCCCGTCTACAAGCGCTACGCAGGTGTATAATAGCAATTTAATGAATCGTGTCGAAGACAAGCGAACTACTGTCTTATTGGCTACCGCACAAGTTGCTGTTTACGACTGTAATGGTGAACGGCAAGTTATACGTATATTGTTGGATTCTGCTTCGCAGGCCGATTTCCTCTCAAAAGAATGTTGTGATCGCTTGGGTTTGCAAACTAAATTCACAGAAC TGACAGACAAATTACCTACGGCTGTGATAGATACGGCAGTCCTATCACACCTTAAAGGTATTCCGCTTGCCGATGCGAGTTACGGCGTACCTGATaaaattgatgctttaatagGAGCTTCCCTATTTCCACATTTGCTTCTCCCCGACGACGTCCATACGTCACGTCGCGACCCGTCGGTGCCCGTTGCATTGCGCACGGTGTTAGGTCTGGTGTTCATGGGCAATGCGCCTacgatacctactataaatactcataCGGCCTTGACATGTTGTTTCGTTCAAGAGCCTCCTGCTATTGACTCTTTAGTCAAGCGTTTCTGGGAACTTGAAGAACTTCCTTCCGCTTCCATTCAGAAtcctgatgataatgaatgcgaAGACTTCTACACTTCGACTACTGTCCGAGATCCCGATACGGGCAGATACGTTGTCGGCCTGCCATTTAAAGAGGATCTATATTCCCTAGGAAATTCTTTGGACATAGCTAAGAAACGTTTCATCTGCCTCGAAAGAAAGCTTGAAGCTTCGAATAAATTGAGGTCGGCATATGATGACGTCATAAAAGGTTATCTCGCGAAAGATTATATTTCTCCCGCGCCTTCATATGATTCTAAAGATCCTGTTCCGATTTACGTGATGCCACACACGGGGATTTTACGTGAAGACAAACTCTCGACGAGACTGAGATTAGTCGTCGATGCTTCTTGTCGTTCTAGTTCTGGAAAGGCACTGAACCATCTGCTACATTCCGGTCAAAATTTACAGggagatctttttaaaataattttgaattttcgtctGCATGCAGTGGCAATGACAGCCGACTGCCGAGAACAGTTTCTACAAATCGTTATGCGCGAAGCTGATCGTCGCTATCAATGCTTCTTATACCGCTTTAATCCACAAGACCCTCTTGTGCTATACCAGTTCAATCGAGTCTGTTTCGGTCTCACTTCCAGTCCCTTCCATGCACTGCGCACGGTAAGACAGCTGGTGAATGACGACGGCGCAAAATATCCACGAGCGAATAGCATTGTGCTACCCGCGCTTTATATGGATGACGTAGCTTTCTCGCTTCCCAGCGAACTAGAGGCAGTCACTGTGTCGCTGCAGATGATCGATCTTTTTAAGGGTGCACAGTGGGAATTAGTTAAGTGGAACAGCAATTCTCGCGAGGTCTTAGATAACCTTCCTGCGTCCCACAAACTTCCGACTGAAGTGGAGTTTGACAAAACCATGCACCATAAAATACTTGGTCTGCATTGGTATACTGGAAATGAcgctttctattttaaaatttctgtgcCCGACGATGTGACATGCACTAAGCGCTCCATCTTGTCGACTGTTGCCCGTCTGTGGGACATAATGGGCTTCGTTGCTCCCACAGTCGTGTatgccaaaatattaattaaaatgctttggCAATTAAATCTTGATTGGGACACTGTAGCTCCACCACACATCATTAAGATGTGGAGACAGTTTTGCGATGAGTTGCCAGCTCTAAATAAGCTACACATACCGCGTCATGTGGGCGTGACAACAGACTGTGAGGTCACTCTCCTGGGACTATCAGATGCTAGTCTCGCAGCCTATGGTGCTGTCGTTTATTTACACGTTAGCTCCCCTACTGGTAACACTGTGCGTCTTGCTTGTGCGAAAAGTAAAGTTTCGCCGACGAAACCTCATTCAATTGCTCGTCTCGAACTATTAGGTGGCGTCCTACTGTCGAAATTGCTTCGTACAGTACATGACACTTACTCTGAGCGTATCCCAATCAAGGCTACATATGCATTTCTCGATTCCAAAGTCGCCCTATATTGGATAAAAAGTTCACCGCATAGATGGCAGACTTTTGTCGCGAATCGCGTTGTACAGATAACTGAGAATATCTCACCAGACAACTTTTATCATTGCCCTGGCACTGAGAACTCTGCTGATATTCTATCGAGAGGTGTAACTCCTGAGAAGCTTCTCTCACACCCTCTGTGGCTGCATGGTCCACCATGGGCATCAATGCATCCGTCTCAGTGGCCACTCAAAACTCTAGAGGGAGAGTCTATTGAAGACGTACCCGAGAAGAAGGTTCTTATACACACTGTGTGTAAACCTATACTCCCGAACGACTTACACGAGCTTGCTCTCCGTTTTTCTTCGTGGAGCAAACTTCTAcgtataattgtatacatttgtagATTTGCTAAATTACTGCCTCGTCGCGGCACTAGTGCAGTTACCGCTGACGACTTAAATTTCGCAGAGAATAGAATGCTTCGCGCTCTGCAAAATCAGCATTTTGCTGAAGAATattctcttattaaaaataataaaacatgttcacCGGCATTTAATCGCCTAAGACCATTTATTGATGATGGACTTATCCGCGTTGGCGGTCGTCTCGCCAACTCTGGACTTagctttgaaaaaatacatCCGGTTATATTGCCTCGCAATGGCCACGTGGTAAATATAATCATTGATTATTACCacattaaacatttacatgCTGGACCCGAACTCCTAATGGCCCTGCTTCGTCAGAGGTACTGGATTCTGTCGGCACGCCGTATTGTCAGGCAAAGAGTACATATGTGCAATACTTGCTTTAGATTTAAACCGCGTCCAACCATTCCGCTGATGGCGGATCTTCCTGATATACGTACACGTCCAGCGTTGAAAGCCTTTAGTTTCACCGGCTGCGATTATGCAGGTCCTATACCATACGTTCCTGTACGCCGCCGTGGCGTACACAGCGAGAAAGCTTATATTGTGCTGTTCACGTGTCTCACTACGAGATCTACGCACATTGAGGTTGCTACCTCACTCAGCACCCCCAGTTTCCTCGCCGGGTTTAAAAGATTCCTATCACGTCGTGGTCCTGTTCAGGTGCTGCATAGCGACAATGCTAAAAACTTCCAGGGTGCTGCTTCTTACCTTCGGGACCTCTATAAATTTCTAAGAGAAGAATATTACCCGAAGCTAGAGCAGGAATGCGCTGAAAATCGCATAACTTGGAAATTCATCTGTCCCAATTCCCCACACTTTGGAGGTTCATGGGAAAGTATGATCAAGGTGACTAAGACGATCCTGTTCAAGGTCATAGGGCAACAGCTCCTTTCTTATGAGGAACTTTGCACTGTGCTCATTCAGGTCGAATGTCTTCTCAATTCGCGTCCGCTAACAATACTAAGCTCTGACCCTGCCGAACCTTCGGCTCTTACTCCAAGTCACTTCCTACATACTGCGCCTCTATTCTCCTTGCCTGCGCCTGATGTCAATCCAGACAAAATTAACT